In Brienomyrus brachyistius isolate T26 chromosome 2, BBRACH_0.4, whole genome shotgun sequence, the genomic window AGCAAGACCAATGACTAGCCTGTTGACTACCCCACAATTCTCTTCCAAGCATCATCTCTCAGGAATCCTCCTGCATCTTCTTTACATGGTACGTCGTCTCCCAATCAGAGGGGGTCACACTGAACATGAATACAGAGATTAATGTGTTGCTGCTGCTTCACTGAGCGATTTTAACTGCCAACGGTCACAACTAAGACAGACCAGAAAACAATGTTGAAtaattacttaaaaaaataatttgtaattaaCTATAATAAATTTCTGCCTCAAAAAGTTAGTTTCAGGATCCATTTCTGGGATTGTCAACAAAATGTTAATTGAAAGAGAGATTAAAAATGCCCAAGTTAAAGTGGAAGGGAAAGAAATGCAACGCAGGATGCTGAAGTTACTTAATCTGTTAAAGTCATCAGGCTTCCTGCTGAGCTGAAACATTCGCTGTTTTTAACATGACAATGAGAGCCAGTTTACTAGTATAACTCATCTAAAACCAAAAAATGTttactaaaattaaaaaacaaattatTTCATCATAGCTGGCCAGAAATTAGAAAAAGCCAACTCAAAATTTTTATCTGCTTGAAGAAATgcagatttgaaaaaaaaatatatagattttATCAGAAACTTTTTTATCTCAACACAGTGCAGCGTGTGGTTCAGTGCtctaagcctgtgtgcttgtaatcacaaggttgccggttcaagcccagcctcagcacgtctatcccccagctccctgggcgccccaacagctggctgcccttcgcggacaacttactctacaaagagctaGTGGAGGGAGGTGTAACATTTTTATTGACTAAAtagtaataaatacattttttgaggAAGTAGATTTTGCAGAGGCGATGGACGCTTCTGCCGTCTCTGATAAATCCTCTCTGCTTTCCGCCCAGAAGGATACGCTTGTAGGCCGAGGTGAAGTCTTTGTTCAGGGCCCAGTCCAGGATGTTGGCGATGTCCGACTTCAGCGGATGGcctgtgcatgtgtgcacaGAGTCCTCTGTCACCTTCCCGTATGCCATGCTGGTGCTCTGCAGAAGACCGGGCCCGGGGGGTGAGGTGGGGAGTGGGTGGTGCCAGGGTGTAGGTGCACGCAGGACATTCACGTACCTGCAAGATGTTTAAGGCCTTCCGCATATCTCCCGAGGACAACGTGACCAGTGCCTTCACTCCATCTGGGCTGATGTCAATGCTGCAAAGACATGCTTCATGATTAGCCTAGCGCCCTCATCAGGTCAATCTGTGTGGGCACAGTCAAAAACACCATGGTTGCTGGTTCTAGTCCCACACAGGACTGCACTGTGCTCTCCTGAGTACGGTACATGCCCTGAACGGATCGACCGAAAATATCCAAGTGATAAACGGGTAAAAGTCACTTTGCCAGAAACCGGCAGtaacaaaatactagaagtatGTATTTGCTACCATACAGATCATAttcaaaagaaaaacacataacaatatacataaatgtataaaatatataacatatgAAATATTACTTGTGTTAATCGTACGTATGAATACATATCTATATGCACAAAACAAGAATTGTCCCCTATAACATCTCAGATAAAATAAATGCCTATAAGTGAGAATAGgttttgcattatttttatttctaattACTTTAGAACTGTAACTTTCAGAGTTACACATATTAATAAATTTACTCTTAAAGGTCACTTTCAGTTGCTGCTTGTTCTTCAGTGCCATCAAGGAAGGGCAGGcagaagacccccccccacaccccctgccAAGAAACATACTTCTCCTGCTGGGTGACATACTCCAGCCTGGGGACGATCTGGTCCCGGGACAGCGGGCCGAAGCGGAAGCGTGTGCACCTGGACTGCAGGGCTGGGATGATCTTGGACAGGTAATTGCAGATCAGGCAAAACCTGGTGTTCTCTGTAAACTTCTCGATAACTGCATGACAAACAAATAACACAGTGGGGCGATTACTCACGCTTGGACGACCGATGGATTCCTCAGTTAGTAACACTGCTGCTTAGCGGATTGATGGCgtgcaattaattaattaagcaaaATAATCTCCGTCCTTCCAAACCTAGCCCCACTTCCATGTGCTTCCTGTCACATGGCCCACTTATCTTGCCAACTAGCAAACAGACCTAACCCAGTaaaccaaagactgaggtaaaCAAGGGCTCCGGCGGTAGCGGAGCCTCCAGAAATTACGCTCTGCGAGGTTGGAGCCAGAGCTGAATGCAGAGTCAGGatacaggcaagcaggcagtgtgaaaaCCATAGGCTCGTCATTGGAGACCTTGGCCATTTGGTGCTCAGCGTGAAGAAAGGCGAGGCAGATGGTTTACCTCTCCTCAGGGCGTTCTGTGCATCCTGGGTCATGGCATCTGCCTCGTCTAATATAACCAACTTGAAGCCTTTCCTGGAGGCAGgagagcaaaaaaaatattaaaaaatcaCACATACACCATATTTCATCAATGGAGAGCCTGAGATCCACACAGGGGCAATGGGGAGAGAGCGCGGGGGGGGCTCACTTGAAAATAGTCCGTGTGCTGGCGAAGCTCAGGATGGGCCCTCGGACGACGTCAATTCCCCTGTCATCCGATGCATTCAACTTTTGAAACATAGGCCAGTCCAATTTATCAAATGCTTTATGCAAATATATTATCCAAGTGCAGGCGGCTCAGCTACAGTAAAGTAATTATTTACTCAgttctgtttcagccatttttcaGTACAGAGGTCCCAGTTCAAACAGAGCTGTGTGACCTGTCCGTAACTGCCTCGCCTGATTTAAACAATCAcggtaaataaaagataaataaCAGTTTCAGGATAAAGTGATTTATTGCAGTGACTGTGTACTAGTGGTGGGAAACATAAGATTTGGAAACCCATGGTAGGCAGGATCACTGGTTGATTTAATATAAACGGAAACCCGTAAGTCAATGGGAATCTGGCTAAGTCCGCGGTGGGTGGGATCACTCGTTAGTTTCACATAAACAGGAACCCATAAGCCAATGGGAATTTGGCTAAAACTTGACTGGCAACGTGAGAGATGGGATACCTCCAAGACCATGGAATTGAACTCTTTGTCCTTGTACAGCTGCTTGGCACAAGCGAGAATAGTTGAGGTCTTCCCCGTTCCCGGAGGTCCGTAGAAGAGGAGATGCGGCAAGCGGTCCTCATTGATGAACTTCTGAACTGAAACATACACCCACGGCGCTGCTGATTACCTACGCTGGCCAGCATTACTCAGCTCTGTCACACACAGGCAGTGGGCTACCTACTTGTACTCAGGATGTCTTGGTGAGAGATGAGATCATCCAACGTCTGTGGCCTGTACTTCTCAACCCTGCGAGAGTAATGCAATGAACTTGCAATGAACGCCAGTCATGTGAACACAGAGTGACAGGCTGTCAAGCTCCACCCAGGCCCCCAGGGGTGGACTCAAAAGCCACCTCTCTGAACAGCACATCCACTTTCGTTACACTGGCACATATTTGACAATGCAGGGCTCCAGACTGTGACTATTATATTAGTATGACTAGGCACACCAGTACGACTTGAAATTTGTTTTTCCTCTTAAACCATTATCGTATATTACGTGAAACATTGGGAGGGAGCGAGGATTGGTGTGTAGGGTTGGATATTGAGAACTGGTTTCAAGTTATAAACAGTTCTAAATGTTCAAGAACCGGGAATTTGATAAGACATTTGAATTACGGTTGCATTTATTGATTCCTACATGCACGCTTTTAATCAACTATGTAAGGGTTAATGCACGACAACTCCACTTAACAGGTTTTTACTTGAAATTATTGTCATGTTTACGAACCAAAAAACGCATTTACTAAGAGACTTAATATTTAGGTTTGGATGGTATAATGGCACCACAGCATACCACGGTATTTCCTTTTAGTGAAGCTGTATCTTGGGGGATTTCAAAATTCCGGAatagttttgctttttaaaacagtctAAATACTTGAATGTAATGTCTGGACGGTATCAAAAGTTACGCATCACCAATTAATTACTATTAAATATTTTGGTTAAATATGACCCAAGCCACTGTCATTAATTGAGAAATActccaacaacaacaacaaatttatttttgtatagcgcattatcacaacattacattgtctgaaagcgctttacagcatcctcacccaaagcccccagtgagtaagccaaaggcgacagtggcaaggaaaaactccctagaaggaagaaaccttgggagggaccagactgaaagggggagcccatcctccaggggccggcagggattgTCAAATAGAGAGACTCCATTACTAAGACAATAAGCCAGTGATTAGTTTCGATACTGACTGCTGCTAAACCGGTACTAGAGTTTGGAAAATGGTACAATACCAgcattttgaagaaaaaaataaaaacaatatgtTTATTTATGTGAATGGCTATTTCATCTGGCTAAAAGGAATCTGTCTCATTAAGCTCAACGCTGATAGCAGTAACTGTGCATTAGTGGAGGggtgcccaatacatcgatcgcgatctactggtcgatcgcaaagcTAGAGTGGGTAGATCGCAAGgcataaaaaatagaggaaggatgccgcgatcaaccgcgccagctgctgcaaaactccaatttatttctactaaacttaagagggggtataaaactgaatgggggagcaggaccaagtacgaagccaataacctaccacttccatgCGGAATGGAAGGAGgagttttttccccccacaatgtCATATTCGAATTGcgttcatctgtcagtctaccgtTGCTATTGCGATGAAGGGAAATGCGAGCGGCATTTTGGACTGTTCATAGAAACTATGACgttaacttccctccgaaaagcgagctgagaaagagggaggtgaaggaactaaaatcccagttcaattaaaaaatgcttAATTTATGCCAatggaaattattattattattattaataataataacaaagaaTACTCAGTATATCTATAAATAACtaaatgctttgtatttttatagtaggtagatcattttgattttgtcatttataagtagcttGCAAGCTGAAATAGTGTGGACACCCCTGGTCTACTGGGATGTGTGATGCTGCAAGAAACACCAGAGAGCAACAGCAGAGAGCGGTGCACTTTTTCCACTTTGTTCAGAGGTTAGactggaagagactgcagcggctTCAGCAAAGCCTGAGCTCGGTGACAAAGAGGAGGCCTGAAGTGAAATATGGGGATGTTTCAGCTCTAAAGTCAGCAAAAAGGACGAACCCCTAATCAAAGCAGCACCGCTCTTCAAGGGCTGTTTTGAAGTGCATCTCACAAAAGGAGGCAAACACGTGAAACCTGGAGAGTGttcatgaagcaggatttcacagttagctgggttaactaaagctagaagtcatgattgtccaaaAGGAGTTTAGTTAAGGAGCATTTCTATTGGATTATCACGACTTCTGGCTTAACTTaaccagctaactgagaaatcctgcttcgtcgAACACCACCTAGCCAAACAACTGTTGGACAAATATCCCGACCTTATCAACGAATTTAAAAACAGACAGGTGATAGCTAATTCGTTCGCTCCCCTATTTCGTCCATGAAAGAAATCAAGAGTGATGAAAAAGTCTCTCCGTAGCGGTAACATACATATTCATAAAGTTTACAGAGATGCGTGGTTCCATTTCATGAGTGACCCAAACTTAGCAATTAATTCAACCCAACAGACAAAAGAATGCTTGCCTTTTTGACTAATACACTTAAATTTTAACAGACCTGCCTGCAAATGGCCTGAATttcattaaaaacatttttgtttgacataAAGCACAATAACGACATTTAAGCACATTTCCCCCTTTTTTGTctgaaaaatataaatacatatatatacaaaaaataGCATCAGTATTGAAACAAATATTTTGGCATTGCAACAACACCACGGTCTTCATGTACAAATGTGGCTTAAATGgacattatatgtatttttaaacaCATGGCTACAGTGGATggaaagtgtgtctgtgtgtgtgtatacacaaacacacacaaattcaTTTGGTTATTGTTTCACTAAGTTAGCCTCAAGTACCATGCGATATTAAGATGCGTTATGGATAAAACCTGATTTATGTACCACTTACCTATTTATTATAAACTGGACCTGTGTTCCATCCAGATTAGGCAGATTAAACAGAAAAGTATTACTGACAACAGTGGCAAGCCTCTGGTTTTATCTTTAAACaccctgtttttctgttaacaaAATATGGAAATCACATAACTGCTTTAAGTAACCTTTGTGGTAAAAGCTGATCTCTTTTAAGGGAATAAATGCAATGTTTTGTTATTAAAATTTATAATCTGGAACAAAGAATCAATAAGAACCGGATTTGATGaggagaatcagaatcagatttGGAATCAGTAACATCTAAACAATACCCAACGCTATaactgtgtgtacgtgtgtgtgagagagacagcTCTCCACTCTAATCACGCACAAACACAAGGCTGTCGTCATCATGACAACGTGGGTTGGGGGCGATCCTGCACAGGATGTCATTTGCCTGTGTTCGGTCCATATACACTCTCGCTTGTCTCTTTGGTGACAACGAACTTTGGTGTTTatgtttaattaaaaaacaaaaacatttaactTAATGATTATTCTCTTAAAGCACTACTtctacttttttaaaaataaaacaagaccTTGTTATTTCTGTAAATTATATGTTTATTACTAAACCATTTATCAGTAATACGGATAAGATGGCATAAAAATATGAATGTGTTGCGTTGCATGTTGGTTAAAATGGTGCACCTGCATTTTGTATAGGTGCTCCTAAAATATTCAGTAAGGACCCCCAGTGCTACAAGTGGAAGAAGTTGGTTTGGAGACCTGCAATGTGTTATGTTTAATTCACTGACCACTTTCATACACAAGCATAAATACATCTGCTCTCTGCATGTAAACGCTGCATCTAGAATTTCATTTAACTTAAAAGAAGCACTGTCAATCTGCTACATACTTGTAGGATTAAGGGTGTTATGAAG contains:
- the rfc5 gene encoding LOW QUALITY PROTEIN: replication factor C subunit 5 (The sequence of the model RefSeq protein was modified relative to this genomic sequence to represent the inferred CDS: deleted 1 base in 1 codon), coding for MASTSKAALQTRNLPWVEKYRPQTLDDLISHQDILSTIQKFINEDRLPHLLFYGPPGTGKTSTILACAKQLYKDKEFNSMVLELNASDDRGIDVVRGPILSFASTRTIFKKGFKLVILDEADAMTQDAQNALRRVIEKFTENTRFCLICNYLSKIIPALQSRCTRFRFGPLSRDQIVPRLEYVTQQENIDISPDGVKALVTLSSGDMRKALNILQSTSMAYGKVTEDSVHTCTGHPLKSDIANILDWALNKDFTSAYKQILHLKTLKGLALQDILTEVHLLIHRVDFPPSIRIGLLIKLADIEYRLASGTSEKIQLSSMVAAFQAVRDLVVSST